A single Lolium perenne isolate Kyuss_39 chromosome 6, Kyuss_2.0, whole genome shotgun sequence DNA region contains:
- the LOC139832716 gene encoding uncharacterized protein, with protein MTELRTLTTALGSVVLRLDVPDLRVSRLTNNLLTNKNFYSSFFSNLQLDDIATKVWRSAAPLKCKIFCWLARKKRLPTNERRFRHHLGTSATCLSCPGDEDTDHLLLHCPRASEIWRLFHRDFDDHDYATFPDFWLLRCRTYEETTINTAIAWSIWKRRNALTFNGVIEDISMVAQRCLEDIRLWAFRCTTPASSHLLNSWCNGYDPP; from the coding sequence ATGACCGAGCTTCGTACCCTCACCACCGCCCTAGGCTCTGTGGTGCTTCGCCTCGACGTCCCGGATTTACGTGTTAGCCGCCTCACTAACAACTTGCTTACAAACAAGAATTTCTATTCCAGTTTTTTCAGCAACCTGCAGTTGGACGACATTGCGACGAAGGTTTGGAGGAGTGCAGCACCCCTAAAGTGCAAGATCTTCTGCTGGCTTGCTAGGAAAAAGCGTCTCCCCACCAATGAACGGCGCTTCCGCCACCACCTTGGCACCTCTGCTACCTGCCTCTCGTGCCCCGGAGATGAAGACACTGACCACCTCTTGCTTCACTGCCCTAGGGCCAGTGAAATCTGGAGGCTCTTCCACCGCGACTTCGACGACCATGACTATGCCACCTTCCCTGACTTCTGGCTTCTACGCTGCCGCACTTACGAGGAGACGACCATCAACACCGCCATCGCTTGGAGCATTTGGAAGCGGAGAAACGCCCTCACCTTCAACGGCGTCATTGAGGACATCTCCATGGTTGCCCAGCGCTGCCTCGAGGACATCCGGCTCTGGGCTTTTAGATGCACTACCCCTGCTTCCTCTCATCTTCTTAATTCTTGGTGTAACGGCTATGATCCTCCCTGA
- the LOC127309798 gene encoding uncharacterized protein, with translation MNDDVAGAIEKILRTRSAQVPIRKLKVRFLLRIRDCLSIGNSVALAAATQKLDAAEFEISTQETWCNADELVSYAKQFNAFFGACPDAFAALTRLHLQDMRLGESDLRGILCTCKRLESLGLYQCDAGIGSVLQIEHATLVELDINHGSFRTVRLNCLPKLERLTYANWLSNENPLVLCSVPRLSKLNLKHICRSDMTIMLSDVLAKAPSITDLLLDFRSEKIWVRPQHPELLAQFLSKLRTVNLDNIREGCSISWTSFILEAAPSLEELSVTAWEHKCQVKSHHSHPQKTNVEWEPSRADFKHMNLIKLTIHGFDCMNNFMGYVRRFLEAAVNIKEVFLHDRKVSEICTDDLDGPEVEAHLSRCPRSSEEKDLLRNKILEGLVISSSVVIHFRPSCYVSLPVMRSPRRCNR, from the exons ATGAACGATGACGTGGCTGGTGCGATCGAAAAGATTCTGAGGACGAGGTCTGCGCAGGTCCCCATCCGCAAGCTCAAGGTCAGGTTCCTCCTGAGGATCCGCGACTGTCTCTCCATCGGCAACTCCGTCGCCCTCGCCGCGGCGACCCAGAAACTCGACGCCGCCGAGTTCGAAATCTCGACGCAGGAAACTTGGTGCAACGCTGACGAGCTCGTGTCCTACGCGAAACAGTTTAATGCTTTCTTCGGCGCTTGTCCGGATGCATTCGCTGCTCTCACGCGGCTCCATCTGCAAGATATGAGGCTTGGGGAATCGGACCTGCGCGGCATCCTTTGCACCTGCAAGCGGCTGGAGTCCTTGGGTTTATACCAGTGCGACGCGGGGATTGGTTCAGTGCTGCAAATAGAACACGCCACGCTCGTTGAGCTCGACATCAACCATGGGTCGTTCAGGACGGTGCGACTCAACTGTCTACCAAAGCTCGAACGGTTGACCTATGCTAATTGGCTCTCTAATGAAAATCCGTTGGTTCTTTGTTCTGTCCCTCGGCTCTCGAAGCTAAACCTCAAGCATATATGTCGTTCCGACATGACCATCATGCTAAGCGATGTGCTTGCCAAGGCCCCTTCCATAACGGATCTGCTTCTTGATTTTCGAAGTGAAAAG ATTTGGGTTCGACCACAACACCCAGAATTGCTCGCACAATTTCTCAGTAAACTACGGACCGTGAATCTCGACAATATTCGCGAGGGGTGTAGTATTTCTTGGACAAGCTTCATCCTTGAAGCTGCACCATCCCTAGAAGAGCTTAGCGTCACAGCATGGGAACATAAGTGTCAAGTGAAGTCACACCACAGTCACCCCCAAAAGACAAATGTAGAGTGGGAGCCATCTAGAGCTGATTTCAAGCACATGAATCTGATCAAGCTAACTATACATGGCTTTGACTGCATGAACAACTTCATGGGATACGTCAGACGTTTCTTGGAAGCTGCGGTGAACATCAAGGAGGTATTTCTGCATGATAGGAAGGTTTCCGAGATTTGCACTGACGACTTGGATGGTCCTGAGGTTGAGGCACATCTGTCGAGATGTCCACGAAGCAGTGAGGAGAAGGATTTGTTAAGGAATAAGATTTTAGAGGGTCTAGTGATATCTTCTTCTGTTGTGATTCACTTCCGGCCCTCATGCTATGTTTCACTTCCGGTCATGAGGTCTCCTAGACGATGTAATAGATGA